Genomic segment of Paenibacillus sp. FSL R5-0623:
TGCTTGATTATTTCGGTTTACAACAAAACAATACCCCATCCGATTAACGGTGGGGTATTGTTTTTTGTTTTTGTTGTATTAGGTATCCAATTAATCGCGGCTGTTGAAGATTCCGATGTAACGAATCAACTCAAGCAGTGAAATCAACGCTGCAGCAACGTAAGTCAAGGCTGCGGCATTCAGAACTTTTGCAACACCTTTTTCTTCTTCATTACGGATGTACCCTTCGGATACCATAATCTCTCTAGCACGATTACTTGCATTGAACTCAACCGGTAAAGTGATGAGTTGGAATGCTACAGTTACGGAGAAGAAGATGATACCGATACCTACAAGGTTCATGGCATTGAAGATGAATCCTGCAATCAACAGGAATGGAGCTAATCCGGATGCAAAGTTCACAATGGGGAAGATCCGGTGACGCAGTGCCAGCATAGGATAACTTTCTTTATGCTGAATGGCGTGGCCAACTTCATGACACGCTACCGAAACAGCTGAGATTGAGTTTTCGTAATATACTGGTTCTGATAAACGTACAACCCGATTGATCGGATCATAGTGGTCAGAAAGCGTGCCGCGTACAGGTTCAATTGGAACATCATGCAGGCCGTTAGCATCAAGCATCTGGCGAGCGGCATCGTAACCAGTCATTCCGTTCTGGTTCGGTACCTCCGACCAACGTCTAAACGTACCTTTAACGCGAAATTGCGCCCATAAAGAGAGCAAAAAGGCGATAATGATCAATACGAACATACCGTTATTAAAACTCATATTCATTCCTCCGCTTTCTAAAAGTAAGCTACATCATGGTGTTCTCAAGCAAGATTTTTAGTGCCTCCATTGTACCGGCACTTTTGGTGAGGAGTCCTGCCATCATTTTACGTGCTTGTACAGGTTTCATCTCTCCAAGTAGCGGCTTGAGCTCGTTAACCTCTCGCTCAAGTTGTTGTACATGAAGCTCCAACGTTGTCAATTTGCTGGCAACTTGTTCTTCTGTACTAACCAGACGCCACTTCTCAAGAGATTGCTTAATCTCGTCGAGACTATACTTCTCTTGTTTCATCTGTACAATACGTTCAAGCCTCGTTAAAGTTTCATTACTATAGAGACGATAATTTTTTTGTGTACGTTCTTCGGGAGAGATTAGTCCAAGCTTTGTGTAATAATCAATCGTCCGTTCACTAACACCAGCGGTCTTGGCAAGTTCGCCAATCCGAAAAAGTTTCATATCCCCAATGATATTCACCTCGCTTGCAAGTTCAAATGTAGGGAATTGTAGTTTCCACTTGTGAATTTCTAGACTACGCCCAATTTTTCTTACTAATAAGTATGATACATGATCTTTAACCGTACAGTCAAACGTTATGCTTTGGCAATCAGCATACTGCATTTCTATATCTATGTACTCATAGAATGTGATTATGTACTTAAGTGCAAGAAAAAGACGTATGACTTTATTCCCAGAAATAATTTTCAGTTTTGATGAAAATACTCTTGTCAACTTTCCTCTCTTCTGCTTATAATGACATTAAGAGTTTCACGTTATGTGAAGAAACTTAACATAAGAGGGAGTGGGGTATATGAGAAAGAAATGGTTGGTTTCCGTGTTAGTAATGCTTACTTTGTTCGCTTTTCCGGTCAGCGCATTTGCGGCTGCGGAGGGTCCGACTAACATTGAACTTCAAAGTGGTTTGAACTCAGCCTTTACGTTTTTGGCTGTTGTACTCGTGTTCTTGATGCAAGGGGGATTTGCTTTACTCGAAGCGGGTTCAACACGAATGAAGAATGCAGGACACATTGCGGGTAAGACCATCCTGACATTGGGGATTTCAGTTATTGCCTTCTGGGCTTTGGGCTTCGGTCTTGGTTTCGGTAATGGTAACAGCTTCTTTGGAACAACAGGATTCTTCCTGAGTGGTGACAAGATGGCTGCTTCCTTCGAATCACTGGCTTTCTCCGATGTTCCACTGACTATTAAATTCGTATTCCACCTCGCTTTTGCGGCGGTATCTCTGGCCATTGCCTGCGGTGGTATGGCTGAACGTGCAAAGATGAGCGTATATATTGTTTTCGGTACACTGTATACCATTATCATGTATCCGGTTGTTGCTCACTGGGTATGGGGCGGCGGCTGGTTGGCTGAGCTGGGTATGCAAGACTTTGCAGGATCGACAGTTGTTCACTTGACTGGTGCGACTGCAGCATTGGTAGCGACCATCTTGTTGAAACCACGTATTGGTAAATATAATAAAGACGGCAAACCTAACATCATTCCAGGTCACAACCAAGTGTATTCCGTACTCGGGGTTATCATCCTCTGGATCGGTTGGTTCGGATTCAACCCAGGTAGTACATTGTCTGCCATGGGGGATGGATTCTTCGGTTATGTTGCATTAACTACTAACGTAGCTGCTGCAGCCGGTGGTGTTGCTGCGCTGTTGATCTCATGGGCAGTACTTGGCAAGTCCGACATTCCTAGCATGTTAAACGGTGTGCTTGCGGCACTCGTTGCGATTACAGGAGCATGTGCATTCGTTGAACCTTGGGCAGCGCTGGTTATCGGTGCTCTGGCGGGTATCATCACATTCTTCACAGCACAGTACTTCGATCGTAAAGGAATTGACGATCCAATCTACGCTTTCTCTGTACACGGTATTGCTGGTATGTGGGGTGCGATCTCCACGGGCTTGTTCGCTACTCCTGAACTTGCCGAGAATGCGGGTGTAGGTCAAGCGGGTCTGTTCTATGGCGGTGGATTCCACCAATTGGGTGTACAACTTTTAGGTCTGGCAGGTGCTTTTGCCTTCGTACTGGTAATGTCCTTCATTATTCTGGGCGGGATGAAAGCGATCATGGGCATCCGTGTTACTGAAGAAGAAGAAACAATGGGTCTGGATATCAGTGAGCACGGTACTTACGGATACCCTGAACAAATGAAAAATGCAGATTCTAAATCCAATGGTGGTACGTTCAGCTCCTGAAGTGAATGATGCTGAATCATGCTTCAAGGAGGCTGGACATGATGGAACCCAT
This window contains:
- a CDS encoding zinc metallopeptidase, producing the protein MSFNNGMFVLIIIAFLLSLWAQFRVKGTFRRWSEVPNQNGMTGYDAARQMLDANGLHDVPIEPVRGTLSDHYDPINRVVRLSEPVYYENSISAVSVACHEVGHAIQHKESYPMLALRHRIFPIVNFASGLAPFLLIAGFIFNAMNLVGIGIIFFSVTVAFQLITLPVEFNASNRAREIMVSEGYIRNEEEKGVAKVLNAAALTYVAAALISLLELIRYIGIFNSRD
- a CDS encoding ammonium transporter; the encoded protein is MRKKWLVSVLVMLTLFAFPVSAFAAAEGPTNIELQSGLNSAFTFLAVVLVFLMQGGFALLEAGSTRMKNAGHIAGKTILTLGISVIAFWALGFGLGFGNGNSFFGTTGFFLSGDKMAASFESLAFSDVPLTIKFVFHLAFAAVSLAIACGGMAERAKMSVYIVFGTLYTIIMYPVVAHWVWGGGWLAELGMQDFAGSTVVHLTGATAALVATILLKPRIGKYNKDGKPNIIPGHNQVYSVLGVIILWIGWFGFNPGSTLSAMGDGFFGYVALTTNVAAAAGGVAALLISWAVLGKSDIPSMLNGVLAALVAITGACAFVEPWAALVIGALAGIITFFTAQYFDRKGIDDPIYAFSVHGIAGMWGAISTGLFATPELAENAGVGQAGLFYGGGFHQLGVQLLGLAGAFAFVLVMSFIILGGMKAIMGIRVTEEEETMGLDISEHGTYGYPEQMKNADSKSNGGTFSS
- a CDS encoding MerR family transcriptional regulator, whose amino-acid sequence is MKLFRIGELAKTAGVSERTIDYYTKLGLISPEERTQKNYRLYSNETLTRLERIVQMKQEKYSLDEIKQSLEKWRLVSTEEQVASKLTTLELHVQQLEREVNELKPLLGEMKPVQARKMMAGLLTKSAGTMEALKILLENTMM